A genomic stretch from Prionailurus bengalensis isolate Pbe53 chromosome E2, Fcat_Pben_1.1_paternal_pri, whole genome shotgun sequence includes:
- the PSMD7 gene encoding 26S proteasome non-ATPase regulatory subunit 7, with product MPELAVQKVVVHPLVLLSVVDHFNRIGKVGNQKRVVGVLLGSWQKKVLDVSNSFAVPFDEDDKDDSVWFLDHDYLENMYGMFKKVNARERIVGWYHTGPKLHKNDIAINELMKRYCPNSVLVIIDVKPKDLGLPTEAYISVEEVHDDGTPTSKTFEHVTSEIGAEEAEEVGVEHLLRDIKDTTVGTLSQRITNQVHGLKGLNSKLLDIRSYLEKVATGKLPINHQIIYQLQDVFNLLPDVSLQEFVKAFYLKTNDQMVVVYLASLIRSVVALHNLINNKIANRDAEKKEGQEKEESKKDRKDDKEKEKEKEKSDGKKEEKKEKK from the exons ATGCCGGAGCTGGCTGTGCAGAAGGTGGTAGTTCACCCCTTGGTGCTGCTCAGTGTGGTGGATCATTTCAACCG AATAGGCAAGGTTGGAAACCAGAAGCGTGTCGTTGGTGTGCTTTTGGGGTCATGGCAAAAGAAAGTACTTGATGTATCCAACAGTTTTGCAG TACCTTTTGATGAAGATGACAAAGATGATTCTGTCTGGTTTTTAGACCATGATTATTTGGAAAACATGTATGGAATGTTTAAGAAGGTCAATG CCAGAGAAAGAATCGTTGGGTGGTACCACACAGGCCCTAAACTACACAAGAATGACATCGCCATTAATGAACTTATGAAGAGATACTGCCCTAACTCA GTACTGGTCATTATTGACGTGAAGCCAAAGGACCTGGGACTGCCCACAGAAGCATATATTTCAGTGGAAGAAGTTCACGAT GATGGAACTCCAACCTCAAAAACATTTGAGCACGTGACCAGTGAAATTGGAGCAGAGGAAGCTGAGGAAGTCGGAGTGGAGCACTTGTTACG AGACATCAAAGACACTACAGTGGGCACTCTTTCCCAGCGGATCACAAACCAGGTCCATGGTTTGAAGGGACTGAACTCCAAGCTTCTGGATATCAGGAGCTACCTGGAGAAAGTGGCCACGGGCAAGCTGCCCATCAACCACCAGATCATCTACCAGCTACAGGACGTCTTCAACCTGCTGCCGGATGTCAGCCTCCAGGAGTTTGTCAAGGCCTTTTACCTGAAGACCAACGACCAGATGGTAGTGGTGTATTTGGCCTCGTTGATCCGTTCTGTGGTTGCCCTGCACAACCTCATCAACAACAAAATTGCCAACCGGGatgcagagaagaaagaagggcaggaaaaagaagaaagcaaaaaggatAGGAAAgatgacaaagagaaagaaaaagagaaggaaaagagtgacggaaagaaagaagagaaaaaggagaaaaaataa